A window from Garra rufa chromosome 14, GarRuf1.0, whole genome shotgun sequence encodes these proteins:
- the LOC141284473 gene encoding uncharacterized protein, giving the protein MIETCNKSHVEGKGNNHQDSNGLFGTFKKMKCSVSARKDGICRSVAPVTSPESACARISLPGVMDAEGRVDESRLRMHIFKNGGVSPDERGLVWRFLFGMYPCSSTALERPLLMEQMAVRYQVMKRKWQRLLPGAVGLRLNGTDAELFKAVKFFDQRQDRELNKLQYESEEDNEMMSFLQLQAQVLFERVNFDLEELQEAIRIIDKDVPRTDRFLPYYRNEGLGNLLVLRDILITYAAFHPEVGYAQGMNDLCSRFLEVLDSEVDTYWSFCCYMEKFSKDFCADGLYRKMELEAALLKELDPQLHSHLVTENMEKITFCHRWLLLGFQREFEHSDALRLFEILSCDHLELISEQVDRARYQERLARRYSLEDEPVMELQTVNTDFTFELFMCATILLENREALLSYRNEAQLIQFTSSLQGKLDLNSTLKKTEEHFYNYCKRSAWTYMSGHCRIRKSKEDHFLYQLRNLFS; this is encoded by the exons ATGATCGAAACTTGTAATAAATCACATGTTGAAGGGAAAGGTAACAACCATCAGGACAGTAATGGACTCTTTGGGACGTTTAAGAAAATGAAGTGCAGCGTTTCTGCGAGGAAAGACGGCATCTGTCGGTCCGTCGCACCTGTGACCTCACCCGAGTCTGCCTGCGCCCGCATCTCGCTGCCAGGTGTGATGGACGCAGAGGGGCGAGTGGACGAATCCAGGCTCAGGATGCATATATTTAAAAACG GTGGTGTGTCGCCAGACGAACGTGGTCTGGTATGGCGCTTCCTGTTTGGCATGTACCCCTGCAGCTCTACAGCTCTGGAGCGCCCCCTACTGATGGAGCAGATGGCGGTGCGCTATCAGGTCATGAAGAGGAAATGGCAACGGCTGCTTCCTGGAGCCGTTGGTCTGCGCCTTAATGGCACTGATG cTGAACTGTTTAAAGCAGTGAAGTTTTTTGACCAAAGACAGGACAGAGAGCTGAATAAACTGCAGTATGAGTCAGAAGAGGACAATGAGATGATGTCCTTTTTGCAACTGCAGGCTCAG GTGCTATTTGAACGGGTAAACTTTGACCTGGAAGAGCTTCAGGAGGCTATACGCATCATTGACAAAGATGTTCCCCGAACCGATCGATTTCTTCCATACTACCG gaatgaaGGTTTGGGTAACCTGCTTGTGCTGAGAGATATCCTAATCACATATGCTGCTTTTCACCCAG AAGTAGGTTATGCTCAGGGTATGAATGATCTGTGCAGTCGCTTTCTGGAGGTGCTGGACTCAGAAGTGGACACTTACTGGAGCTTCTGCTGCTACATGGAGAAGTTTTCCAAAGACTTCTGTGCTGATGGACTGTATCGCAAAATGG AATTGGAAGCTGCTTTACTGAAAGAGCTGGATCCTCAACTGCACTCTCATCTGGTCACAGAAAACATGGAAAAAATCACTTTTTGTCACAG ATGGCTTTTGTTGGGCTTTCAGCGGGAGTTTGAGCACAGCGATGCTTTGCGTCTGTTTGAGATTCTTAGCTGTGATCACCTGGAGCTCATATCAGAGCAGGTGGATCGAGCTCGATATCAGGAGAGACTGGCACGCAGATATAGCCTGG AGGATGAACCTGTGATGGAGCTCCAGACTGTAAACACAGACTTCACTTTTGAACTCTTCATGTGTGCCACCATCTTGCTGGAGAACAGAGAAGCTTTACTCAGCTACAGGAACGAGGCTCAGCTCATACAGTTTACCAGCAG TCTGCAGGGCAAGCTGGACCTGAACAGCACCCTGAAAAAAACCGAGGAACATTTTTACAACTACTGCAAACGCTCAGCCTGGACCTATATGAGCGGTCACTGTCGCATTCGCAAGAGCAAAGAGGATCACTTTTTATATCAACTCCGTAACCTTTTCTCCTGA